In Spinacia oleracea cultivar Varoflay chromosome 5, BTI_SOV_V1, whole genome shotgun sequence, a single window of DNA contains:
- the LOC110791875 gene encoding uncharacterized protein, with product MEPETLLNLYDSFWFDLDLFNRKNPRSFHKIPDLPPSNPDIPTLPTIKTNTNFSLGKKRSESPNSVLFSPKLQTLFSGKISEDFDPQEMTVTTPKTGYSPLKGNLGRRKKKGLSKSLSDLEFEELKGFIDLGFVFSEEDTDSSLASIIPGLHRLKNSSGNTRVKEDDTYSPYASNHDINDNTKNVETMNDGCYNSISRPYLSEAWEVQVLEKKRRDNYMLNWRVPAPDNQVEMKDYLKFWAHSVASAVK from the coding sequence ATGGAGCCTGAAACCCTTCTTAATCTTTATGATTCTTTTTGGTTTGATCTTGATTTATTCAACAGAAAAAACCCTAGAAGTTTTCATAAAATCCCAGATTTACCCCCTTCAAATCCTGATATTCCCACCCTCCCAACAATTAAAACTAACACAAATTTCTCCCTTGGAAAAAAACGCAGTGAATCCCCAAATTCTGTTCTTTTTTCACCAAAACTCCAAACTCTATTTTCTGGGAAAATCTCAGAAGATTTTGATCCCCAAGAAATGACCGTTACAACCCCAAAAACAGGATATTCTCCATTGAAGGGCAATTTgggaagaagaaaaaagaagggTTTAAGCAAGAGTTTATCAGACCTTGAATTTGAAGAGCTAAAAGGGTTTATTGATCTGGGTTTTGTTTTCTCAGAAGAAGATACAGATTCAAGTTTGGCTTCAATTATTCCTGGATTACACAGGTTGAAAAACAGTAGCGGTAACACTCGCGTTAAGGAAGATGATACATACAGCCCTTATGCGAGTAATCACGATATTAATGACAATACGAAGAATGTAGAAACAATGAATGATGGTTGTTATAATTCCATTTCAAGGCCTTACCTTTCAGAAGCATGGGAGGTACAGGTACTGGAGAAGAAGAGGAGAGATAATTATATGTTGAATTGGAGAGTTCCTGCTCCTGATAATCAAGTTGAAATGAAGGATTATCTTAAATTTTGGGCTCACTCTGTTGCTTCCGCTGTTAAATGA
- the LOC110796406 gene encoding uncharacterized protein has translation MGSSLSRTRGDSGVGTSGQRIPDSNCDWGSKCNCPNNEHSYSAEYKNNLYLAQKENTSTRNYLEEWFRKREVEPGEEVESKYDDRKPTPSDLRFFGEGDSDEEPSGSDSFDLVYVGECENENGDAVGSPGQLSSGYPSSKKGEKGKKSASASDDA, from the exons atgggttcttctttgtctagaactcgaggtgattctggggtgggaacttctggtcaaagaatccccgattccaactgtgattggggatccaagtgcaactgtcccaataacgagcattcctactccgccgaatataaaaacaatctgtatttggcccaaaaagaaaatacgagtactcgaaactatttggaagaatggtttcggaagagggaagtggagccaggagaggaggttgagtcaaaatatgacgatcggaaacccactccctcagatctgcgttttttcggtgaaggagattccgatgag gaaccaagtgggtctgattcatttgatctggtgtatgttggagagtgtgaaaatgagaatggtgatgctgttgggtctccaggacaactttcatctggttatccctcctcaaagaaaggagaaaaggggaaaaaatcggcttcagcgtctgatgatgcttag